In Elaeis guineensis isolate ETL-2024a chromosome 1, EG11, whole genome shotgun sequence, a genomic segment contains:
- the LOC140853781 gene encoding uncharacterized protein encodes MTRKPTQGARSENPTDDTRSAPEDEASSLSGPNVDQLREHYRIPEQFRLSAPGAGGRVNNPPPGDLALYVKDLRAGLRLPIPEFIRNLLDYYGLCPAQLAPNSVRLIISFALLCQLLPTNPRVSLFRAFFVLRPHPKARGWWLFNPRKGLAFITGLPSSIHGWKNQFFFVSSSSSWGFPSRWGTPRTEANENSRVDADDREDFHRLKDMSVPKQRELVTEQALYDAGLSLVPRIGTPPRMRPTDAEIRQFAKRKRPASGAGPSRPVKKPTPAPPIVESSATDRSEPVIALAAPAVQVEEGPTEEVAEGVSVSSPMRVEPDDVRETEHRPAASVGATGGAGSNSSVPSLPVPSVGAADRGKAPMEPAEEDRSGGRSMPPSAYYPEGASALADHDLARRLCQGILLPTDVGLLRTRQVSEMLSRFYPTMVELFDRQLIFTMSELEAGYRRFGNVRTAFKERSAAAEAERAMLAEQLLQSADREAKLVDEVSRLGSEL; translated from the exons atgaccaggaaaccgactcagggagctcggtcggagaacccgaccgacgacacccgatcggctccggaagatgaggcctcctcgctttcggggccgaacgtcgatcagcttcgggagcactatcgcatcccggagcagtttcggctctccgctccaggggccggcggtcgggtcaacaaccctccgcctggcgacctggcgctgtatgttaaggaccttcgtgcgggtcttcgacttccgattccggagttcattcggaatctgcttgattactacggactctgtccggcgcaactggcgccgaactctgtccggctaatcatttctttcgcgctgttgtgtcagctcttgccgaccaacccccgcgtttccctcttccgggccttctttgtgctccgaccccaccctaaagcccgagggtggtggctcttcaacccccggaagggtcttgccttcataactggtcttccatcgtccattcatggatggaagaaccagtttttctttgtttcctcttcctcttcttggggctttccttctcgttggggtacaccccgaacagaggccaatgaaaacagtcgggtggatgcggacgaccgggaggacttccaccgactgaaggacatgtcggtaccgaagcagagggagcttgttaccgaacaagctctctatgacgccggcttgagtctggtcccccgaatag ggacaccaccgaggatgaggccgactgatgccgagattcggcagttcgccaagaggaagaggcctgcatcgggggccggcccttcgcgtcCTGTAAAGAAGCCAACCCCAGCCCCGCCGATCGTCGAGTCGTCGGCAACCGACCggtcggagccggtcatagctCTCGCGGCTCCGGCGGTCCAAGTCGAGGAggggccgaccgaggaagtggccgaaggagtatcggtgtcttcgcctatgcgggtggagccggatgacgttcgggaaaccgaacatcgtccggcggcgtccgtcGGCGCAACCGGGGGCGCCGGATCAAATTCCAGCGTCCCGTCGCTGCcggtcccgtcggtcggggcagccgatcgggggaaagccccgatggagcccgcggaggaggataggtcggggGGCCGGTCGATGCCCCCAAGCgcctactaccccgagggtgcgtcggcgttggccgaccatgatcttgcgaggaggttgtgccaaggaatCCTCCTCCCAACCGACGTGGGGTTGCTGCGAACTCGGCAGGTGTCCGAGATGTTGTCTCGGTTTTACCCGAcaatggtcgag ctttttgatcggcagctgattttcacaatgtccgaacttgaggccgggtaccgaaggttcggcaacgttcggacagccttcaaggagaggtcggcggcggccgaagcagagagggcgatgttggccgaacaactcctgcagtcggccgaccgagaggccaagttagtcgacgaggtctcccggcttgggtccgaactgtAG